A single genomic interval of Alteromonas sp. CI.11.F.A3 harbors:
- a CDS encoding tetratricopeptide repeat protein, with the protein MMKNKFKMSAFALVLGAGAVFSAPAALAQSSPVMCPGYEKAKTTLVGERTGKKVQKAFEFYNEDQVDEALNILYEIDPSEDFDAAYVNRFIGNLLAAQEGKGSKALGYLNQSVEPKVLNDLEHSQTLKLLGDLNMQENKYTDAIKWYNAWMDFTCKEDADVYTRLAQAYYEAGQLDKMIEPADRAIALYDEPNKNPYVLKLTSYYERKMFPQTVAVAEELVRNFPEEPRWWTQLGFFYLSVEDFEKGLSTFEMAYIQGYLKKVNEIKTLSQLFQTNGMPFKAAQILEKHVKSGLLEEDADMLASIANAYHQAKNYDKAATLYAKAAAKSSDPEHYRKQGTLLLVAEDYKGAIKALNNALERGVENPGKVHFTLMEANFYAGDFREAYKHIQEAKKDRSLRRNAAAWEPYIKEKAKNRGINI; encoded by the coding sequence ATGATGAAAAATAAATTCAAAATGTCTGCATTTGCTTTAGTGCTTGGTGCCGGTGCAGTGTTTTCTGCACCAGCTGCACTAGCGCAGTCTTCACCTGTTATGTGCCCTGGTTACGAAAAAGCCAAAACAACCTTAGTAGGCGAGCGTACAGGTAAAAAAGTTCAAAAAGCATTTGAATTTTACAACGAAGATCAAGTTGATGAAGCGTTAAACATTTTATATGAAATTGACCCTTCTGAAGACTTCGATGCTGCGTATGTAAATCGCTTTATTGGTAACTTATTAGCTGCACAAGAAGGTAAAGGTTCTAAAGCACTTGGTTATTTAAACCAGTCTGTAGAACCTAAAGTATTGAATGACCTTGAGCATTCTCAAACACTTAAGTTATTAGGTGATTTGAACATGCAAGAGAACAAATATACTGATGCGATTAAATGGTATAACGCGTGGATGGACTTTACGTGTAAAGAAGATGCAGACGTTTATACCCGTTTAGCGCAAGCTTATTATGAAGCAGGCCAATTAGATAAGATGATTGAGCCAGCTGACAGAGCGATAGCTTTGTATGATGAGCCGAACAAAAACCCTTATGTGTTAAAGCTAACGTCATACTACGAGCGTAAGATGTTTCCTCAAACAGTGGCAGTTGCAGAAGAATTAGTTCGCAATTTCCCTGAGGAACCTCGCTGGTGGACTCAGCTTGGCTTCTTCTACCTTTCAGTAGAAGACTTCGAGAAGGGCTTATCTACGTTTGAGATGGCTTACATCCAAGGCTACCTTAAGAAAGTAAACGAGATTAAAACGTTATCTCAGTTATTCCAAACTAACGGCATGCCTTTTAAAGCTGCTCAAATTTTGGAAAAACACGTTAAATCTGGTTTGCTAGAAGAAGATGCAGATATGCTAGCTAGCATTGCTAACGCATATCACCAGGCTAAAAACTATGACAAGGCTGCTACGCTTTACGCTAAAGCTGCTGCGAAGAGTTCAGACCCTGAGCATTACAGAAAGCAAGGTACCTTGTTGCTAGTTGCTGAAGATTACAAAGGCGCGATTAAAGCATTAAACAATGCATTAGAGCGTGGTGTAGAAAACCCTGGTAAAGTTCACTTCACACTTATGGAAGCGAACTTCTATGCAGGCGACTTCAGAGAAGCTTATAAGCACATCCAAGAAGCGAAGAAAGATCGCTCGCTACGTCGTAATGCGGCGGCTTGGGAGCCTTACATTAAAGAGAAGGCTAAAAACCGCGGTATTAACATTTAG
- a CDS encoding energy transducer TonB — translation MLRIIVSILLGAGVAFALFVLMAKLIENSARPADEVPEAPVIDIVMQEPDDQTQTRQRVPPPPPPPPQQPPKMELVEPEAAEPDADGFSLAIPAIDTGGVGVNIGGVGAMQRDGDATPIVRIDPKYPPDAARDGREGWVRLSFTINEIGGVDDIEVIEAEPKRVFDREARRALRKWKYKPKIVDGKAVKQTGMFVQLDFKLEQ, via the coding sequence ATGTTACGTATAATTGTATCTATATTGTTAGGTGCTGGTGTTGCATTTGCCCTGTTCGTACTTATGGCTAAGTTGATTGAAAACTCAGCCAGACCGGCGGACGAAGTACCTGAAGCACCGGTAATCGATATTGTGATGCAGGAACCAGACGATCAGACGCAAACGCGTCAACGTGTTCCGCCTCCACCTCCACCTCCGCCTCAGCAGCCTCCTAAAATGGAGCTTGTTGAGCCAGAAGCAGCTGAACCGGATGCAGATGGCTTTAGCCTAGCAATCCCAGCTATTGATACTGGTGGTGTTGGTGTAAACATTGGTGGTGTCGGCGCTATGCAGCGCGATGGCGATGCTACTCCAATCGTTCGTATCGATCCGAAATATCCACCTGACGCAGCCCGTGATGGCCGTGAAGGTTGGGTAAGATTGTCTTTCACTATTAATGAAATTGGTGGTGTAGACGATATCGAAGTAATTGAAGCTGAACCTAAGCGTGTATTCGACCGTGAGGCACGACGTGCATTACGTAAGTGGAAATACAAGCCTAAGATTGTTGACGGCAAAGCTGTTAAGCAGACTGGCATGTTCGTACAGCTAGACTTTAAACTGGAGCAATGA
- a CDS encoding ExbD/TolR family protein, translating into MARKVRIEEEDAQIDMTPMLDIVFIMLIFFIVTTVFVKEAGIEVNKPDASQAVLHKNANIFIAVTEDGSVWLDKREVAPDSVRANIERLLTEQPTDYVIIQADVKAKHGLVVEIMDQVKAAGVNRVSVAARG; encoded by the coding sequence ATGGCTCGAAAAGTCAGAATCGAGGAAGAAGACGCACAGATTGACATGACACCCATGTTGGATATCGTGTTTATCATGCTGATCTTCTTTATCGTTACCACTGTTTTCGTTAAAGAAGCAGGGATTGAAGTTAATAAGCCCGACGCGAGCCAGGCGGTTCTTCACAAGAACGCGAACATCTTCATAGCAGTTACAGAAGATGGGAGCGTTTGGTTAGATAAACGTGAAGTAGCGCCGGACAGCGTTAGAGCGAATATTGAACGACTGCTTACCGAGCAGCCAACTGACTATGTAATCATTCAGGCTGATGTTAAGGCCAAGCATGGTTTGGTAGTGGAAATAATGGACCAGGTTAAAGCTGCAGGCGTTAACCGTGTCTCGGTAGCGGCAAGGGGTTAA
- a CDS encoding MotA/TolQ/ExbB proton channel family protein, whose translation MNYLIGLFESVRDFIATGGDVLYFVAAALFLMWVLMIERYWYLTSVFPTVKKNIIKNWDARADTTSWYAHRIRDAWISQASDDLNARMLIIRTIIAMCPLIGLLGTVTGMIGVFETMATQGTSNARLMAAGISMATIPTMAGMVAALSGLFISSRLEAKVKLAREGLVDSLPHH comes from the coding sequence ATGAATTACCTGATTGGATTATTTGAATCGGTCAGGGATTTTATCGCTACCGGCGGTGACGTGCTTTATTTCGTTGCTGCCGCGCTCTTTCTCATGTGGGTTTTAATGATTGAGCGTTATTGGTATTTAACCTCGGTCTTCCCAACGGTGAAGAAAAACATCATCAAAAATTGGGATGCCCGAGCAGATACCACATCTTGGTATGCGCATAGAATCCGTGACGCGTGGATTTCTCAGGCGTCAGATGATCTGAACGCTAGAATGCTGATTATTCGCACCATTATTGCAATGTGTCCGTTAATCGGGCTACTGGGAACAGTAACCGGTATGATCGGTGTTTTCGAGACGATGGCGACACAAGGCACCAGCAATGCACGATTAATGGCAGCTGGTATCTCCATGGCAACAATCCCGACTATGGCGGGAATGGTAGCCGCGCTTTCTGGACTGTTCATCAGTTCTCGTCTCGAAGCGAAAGTGAAGCTGGCACGCGAAGGGTTAGTTGATAGCCTGCCACATCATTAG
- a CDS encoding MotA/TolQ/ExbB proton channel family protein, protein MKPVFKSLLTAATLAVVATGAQAQEAKSLKELLDQVQDNRVSETRINKQREAEFQSARADKQALLRKAESELKAEQGRGDRLQQQFSDNEVTLNEKAAELDQATGTLGEMFGVVRQASSEAYGRVATSIVSAQFPGRGEFLAGMAEDSKGLPNIQELEDLWFALQKEMTEGGETVRFTTEVVNLDGGSSQQEVVRIGTFNLVGEDGYLTYDAENEIVQPLGRQPDGHFVSSADDLIAATSGMVPFYADPSQGAILGLLKQKATMSERYHAGGVVGYTITVMLAIGLLIGLYKLITLTVVAGKMRSQLKNPGNPSDGNPLGRILKVYQENKAADAENLELKLDEAILRELPRIESGINVIKIFAAIAPLLGLLGTVLGMIATFQTITLFGTGDPRMMAGSISMALVTTAQGIIAALPLILTHSIVASRSKSIIHILDEQTAGIVAAHSESERV, encoded by the coding sequence ATGAAACCAGTATTCAAATCTCTTTTAACCGCTGCCACTCTTGCGGTTGTAGCAACCGGAGCTCAGGCTCAGGAAGCAAAGAGCCTTAAAGAACTTCTAGACCAAGTTCAGGATAACCGTGTTTCTGAAACACGTATCAACAAACAGCGTGAAGCAGAATTCCAATCTGCTCGTGCAGACAAGCAAGCGCTTCTTCGCAAAGCAGAATCTGAATTGAAAGCTGAACAAGGTCGTGGCGACCGTCTTCAACAACAATTCTCTGACAACGAAGTAACGCTAAACGAGAAAGCAGCTGAGCTAGATCAGGCAACTGGTACGCTTGGTGAGATGTTCGGTGTGGTTCGTCAAGCGTCTTCTGAAGCTTACGGCCGTGTTGCTACATCAATCGTTAGTGCTCAATTCCCAGGCCGTGGTGAGTTCCTAGCTGGAATGGCAGAAGACTCTAAAGGTCTTCCTAACATTCAAGAACTAGAAGACCTATGGTTTGCTCTACAGAAAGAAATGACTGAAGGTGGCGAAACAGTTCGTTTCACTACAGAAGTTGTTAACCTTGATGGCGGTTCTTCACAGCAAGAAGTTGTTCGTATCGGTACTTTCAACCTTGTAGGCGAAGATGGCTACCTAACTTATGATGCTGAAAACGAAATCGTTCAGCCTCTTGGTCGCCAACCAGACGGACACTTTGTAAGTTCAGCTGACGATTTAATCGCTGCGACTTCAGGTATGGTTCCTTTCTACGCTGACCCATCTCAAGGCGCTATCCTTGGTCTGTTGAAGCAAAAAGCGACTATGTCTGAGCGTTATCATGCAGGTGGTGTAGTAGGTTACACAATCACTGTAATGCTAGCGATTGGTCTACTTATCGGTCTTTACAAGCTAATCACGCTTACAGTAGTTGCTGGTAAAATGCGTTCACAGCTTAAAAACCCAGGTAACCCTTCAGATGGCAACCCTCTAGGTCGCATCTTGAAAGTTTATCAAGAGAACAAAGCTGCTGATGCTGAAAACTTAGAACTTAAACTTGATGAAGCTATCCTACGTGAACTTCCACGTATCGAAAGCGGCATTAACGTAATTAAGATCTTCGCAGCAATTGCACCTCTACTAGGTCTACTAGGTACAGTACTAGGTATGATCGCGACGTTCCAAACAATCACATTGTTCGGTACAGGCGACCCTCGTATGATGGCTGGTAGTATCTCTATGGCGCTTGTAACTACGGCTCAAGGTATTATCGCGGCATTGCCACTGATTCTTACTCACAGCATCGTAGCTTCACGTAGCAAATCAATCATCCACATTCTTGATGAGCAAACTGCGGGTATCGTAGCAGCTCATTCAGAGTCGGAGAGAGTGTAG
- a CDS encoding DUF3450 domain-containing protein, with protein sequence MSKRTLIASTVIGAFALTGSAVSADTLDDLHKEEAKIHAAAAKSQEKINTLFEQSQELLVEYRQTVDETENLKIYNDYIASLVADQQRGIDSLQRQIDSIEQTKQGIVPLMFRMIDSLEKFIKLDRPIHLDERLERVQRLRDVMSNSNVTVSEQFRQVIEAYLVEVEYGTKINSYQGTIDSNGTEVTVDFFNLGRTALVALSLDQENAWAWNNESRAWEQLGDEYVSSVVDAVKMANNVIPADLIKLPISAAE encoded by the coding sequence ATGAGCAAGAGAACTCTTATTGCTTCTACTGTTATCGGTGCTTTCGCACTAACAGGTAGTGCAGTCTCTGCAGATACGCTTGATGACCTTCATAAAGAAGAAGCGAAAATCCACGCGGCTGCAGCGAAATCTCAGGAAAAAATCAACACGTTGTTTGAACAGTCTCAAGAATTACTGGTTGAATACCGTCAAACAGTAGATGAGACAGAAAACCTCAAAATATACAATGACTACATTGCGAGTCTTGTAGCAGATCAACAACGTGGAATTGACTCTTTGCAACGTCAGATTGACAGCATCGAGCAAACTAAGCAGGGCATCGTTCCTCTTATGTTCCGCATGATCGATAGTCTTGAGAAATTCATCAAACTTGACCGTCCTATTCACTTAGATGAGCGTCTAGAGCGTGTACAGCGTTTACGTGATGTTATGTCTAACTCTAACGTAACTGTTTCAGAACAGTTCCGCCAAGTAATCGAAGCATACTTGGTTGAAGTTGAGTACGGCACTAAGATTAACTCTTACCAAGGTACTATCGATAGCAACGGCACTGAAGTGACTGTTGACTTCTTTAACCTAGGTCGTACTGCACTAGTGGCATTGTCTCTTGACCAAGAAAACGCTTGGGCATGGAACAATGAAAGCCGCGCATGGGAACAGCTTGGAGACGAGTATGTGTCTTCAGTTGTTGACGCAGTTAAAATGGCTAATAACGTCATTCCTGCGGACCTGATCAAACTACCAATTAGTGCAGCGGAGTAA
- a CDS encoding 2OG-Fe(II) oxygenase, with protein MNQSPKYNCLINDKPIWVFDNLCTVDETSTIFKGLEISAFKRNEVARPDTAQFRHWAVSLSEEQINGLAVYQRAIRQISHTTGKQYRAYRGYVNYASYGDMLFTHTDCLPEADELTVLVFLCPEWDIEWGGETLFYNEDDDCEFACTPKPGRTVIFHGAIKHVGRPPNRICYTSRYTLAFKLELA; from the coding sequence ATGAATCAATCACCGAAATACAATTGTCTGATTAATGATAAGCCAATATGGGTTTTTGATAACCTTTGCACAGTAGATGAAACAAGTACTATTTTTAAAGGGTTAGAGATAAGCGCTTTTAAACGAAATGAAGTTGCTCGCCCAGATACCGCTCAGTTCCGACATTGGGCCGTCTCTCTTTCTGAAGAGCAAATTAACGGCTTAGCCGTGTATCAACGTGCTATTCGCCAAATTAGTCATACTACTGGTAAACAGTATCGTGCTTATCGTGGATACGTTAACTATGCATCCTATGGTGATATGCTTTTTACTCACACTGATTGCTTGCCTGAAGCGGATGAACTCACTGTGTTGGTATTCCTATGCCCGGAGTGGGATATCGAGTGGGGTGGAGAAACTTTATTTTACAACGAAGATGATGATTGTGAATTCGCATGTACTCCAAAACCAGGACGTACTGTCATATTTCATGGGGCGATCAAACATGTAGGCAGACCACCCAATCGAATCTGCTATACATCTAGATACACATTAGCCTTCAAATTAGAACTAGCCTAA
- a CDS encoding putative 2OG-Fe(II) oxygenase, with the protein MIKLNPTLLRVDAVVPQLQASALRKLGFVNEATKAYEKGLKRFPSACDLMNSFGNLLLEAGQNKKALMLFSKANKINSKSYDYKYNLARTFFAEERYAEAEKNVRELIKAHPLKLDLLLMLSSILSQEGQNVEAEKYLVQILEIDPSNIKALNNLGNIKRRIGQQDEALICYQRALDTGVAGAEIYQNLAAILALKGTHKESFEVYEQGLSKYPLNVTLHKEYAHFAWIQNVNNPFALLEKVLSTEQPGLVMAYAELMLKVDDFEKAKLWLEKLVAKQDPTIQIAAVASLSNALRGLGQFQEALNVINSLPNTKSAESLPLLIEKSYSLLSLDRAKEAISVLELVCRIAPLNQGYWTLLSTAYKANGDEIKYQTLCQYQDFINVTSLLEGSEENTSFIGELAEYLNTLHSSTQHPIGQSLRNGTQTFENLLDSEHHLIQTLKSALKNRAESFVCSLSTQKKHPFLSRIHSNLRFIGSWSVRLRKAGFHKSHYHSEGWLSGVLYVDVPDEVRENGNGWLVFGRPDIKGVEMLEDFAIKPIAGNVVFFPSYMWHGTNPIYSDTQRLTVAFDIVPES; encoded by the coding sequence ATGATTAAATTAAATCCAACACTGCTCCGTGTAGATGCAGTTGTGCCTCAGTTACAAGCAAGTGCTTTGCGTAAGTTGGGTTTCGTCAATGAAGCAACGAAAGCTTACGAAAAAGGGCTAAAGCGCTTTCCTAGTGCGTGTGATTTGATGAATAGTTTCGGAAATCTCTTACTTGAGGCGGGTCAGAATAAAAAGGCGCTAATGTTATTTAGCAAAGCCAACAAAATAAACTCAAAGAGTTATGATTATAAATATAATTTGGCAAGGACATTTTTTGCTGAAGAACGTTATGCCGAAGCCGAAAAAAATGTACGGGAATTAATAAAGGCTCACCCGTTAAAGTTAGATTTGTTGTTAATGCTGTCGTCTATTTTGAGTCAGGAAGGACAGAACGTAGAAGCAGAAAAATATTTAGTACAAATATTAGAAATAGACCCGTCAAACATAAAGGCGCTCAATAATTTAGGTAACATTAAACGTAGGATTGGGCAACAAGACGAAGCGCTCATTTGTTACCAACGCGCCTTGGATACTGGAGTTGCTGGTGCAGAAATATACCAGAATCTTGCGGCTATATTAGCGCTTAAAGGCACCCATAAAGAGTCATTTGAAGTATATGAACAAGGGCTGTCAAAATATCCTTTGAATGTCACGCTTCACAAGGAGTATGCACATTTTGCTTGGATACAAAATGTTAATAATCCTTTTGCCCTTTTAGAAAAAGTATTATCTACCGAACAACCCGGTTTAGTAATGGCTTATGCGGAATTAATGCTCAAGGTCGATGACTTTGAAAAAGCTAAACTCTGGTTAGAAAAGCTTGTTGCGAAGCAAGACCCGACCATCCAAATTGCAGCAGTAGCTAGTTTATCTAACGCTTTAAGGGGACTTGGTCAATTCCAAGAAGCGCTCAATGTTATAAATAGCCTTCCTAACACCAAAAGTGCTGAGTCACTGCCATTACTTATCGAAAAAAGCTATTCGTTGTTGAGCCTCGACCGAGCTAAAGAAGCTATCAGCGTGCTCGAATTAGTATGTCGAATTGCTCCTTTGAATCAAGGCTACTGGACGCTGTTATCCACTGCCTATAAAGCAAATGGTGATGAGATAAAATATCAAACATTATGTCAGTATCAGGATTTTATTAATGTTACATCACTATTGGAAGGTTCTGAAGAAAACACATCTTTTATCGGTGAGTTGGCGGAATATTTAAATACATTGCATAGCAGTACTCAACACCCCATAGGGCAGTCGCTCAGGAATGGCACTCAAACATTTGAAAACCTACTAGACAGTGAACATCATTTAATTCAAACCCTTAAGTCTGCCCTTAAAAATAGAGCAGAGTCGTTTGTGTGCTCTCTTTCAACGCAAAAAAAACACCCTTTTCTCTCTCGTATTCACTCTAACTTGCGGTTTATTGGGAGTTGGTCAGTTAGGTTGAGAAAGGCGGGGTTTCACAAGTCGCATTATCATTCTGAAGGATGGTTGAGCGGTGTACTTTACGTTGATGTGCCCGATGAAGTAAGGGAAAATGGCAACGGTTGGCTGGTCTTCGGGCGCCCAGATATTAAGGGTGTCGAAATGTTAGAAGATTTCGCCATTAAGCCTATAGCCGGAAATGTTGTGTTTTTTCCATCTTACATGTGGCACGGAACTAACCCAATTTACTCAGATACTCAAAGATTAACGGTCGCATTTGATATAGTACCTGAGTCATAA
- a CDS encoding aspartyl/asparaginyl beta-hydroxylase domain-containing protein, translating to MLPTFMNQKKSKIDTILAHIANLVQDGLYDTALAEYRRLYQQSPNFLAPSEELPITKSQATHIHNAANLARRDLIIKTKSICATKRIQESVNALCGVSQKVFDKQHQSPSFLFVPELPSSPFPSVDSVEYLRDFIQQVSHHKGYFLSCVSNANEQYIHDIDKVPDTQEWLELAKNWSSLHLMKGGKLTPDGESLPEEIKALLSSPLLADCPDHAPEIVISVLDAKTKIPPHFGISNIKWTLHIPLLVNELSYIEAAGEREYWTPDKEALLFDDSYKHSAENGADEKRAVLILDIWNPHLSIEERTDIKALMEIYSKWSSQYGSLATLDRRLYK from the coding sequence ATGCTTCCCACTTTTATGAATCAGAAAAAAAGCAAAATAGACACAATACTCGCTCACATTGCCAATCTAGTTCAAGACGGCCTTTATGACACTGCTCTGGCGGAATATCGTCGTCTGTATCAGCAGTCACCAAATTTTTTAGCGCCCTCTGAAGAACTTCCCATCACGAAGTCGCAAGCTACTCACATACATAATGCCGCAAATTTGGCACGTCGTGATCTTATTATCAAAACAAAATCGATATGCGCGACAAAAAGAATTCAAGAGTCAGTAAACGCGCTGTGTGGAGTATCTCAAAAAGTTTTTGACAAGCAGCACCAGTCACCTAGTTTTCTGTTTGTCCCCGAGTTGCCATCTAGCCCATTTCCATCAGTAGATTCCGTTGAATACCTGCGTGATTTTATTCAGCAAGTTTCACATCATAAAGGCTATTTTTTATCGTGTGTTTCAAATGCGAATGAACAATACATACACGATATAGATAAAGTGCCGGATACACAGGAATGGCTTGAGCTAGCGAAAAACTGGAGTTCGTTGCATTTAATGAAAGGTGGCAAGTTGACTCCTGATGGGGAATCGTTACCTGAAGAAATTAAAGCGTTATTAAGCTCGCCCTTATTAGCCGATTGCCCAGATCATGCCCCAGAGATCGTTATTTCTGTACTTGATGCAAAAACTAAAATACCACCGCATTTTGGTATCTCCAATATTAAGTGGACGCTTCATATTCCCCTGTTAGTTAATGAATTATCATACATAGAAGCCGCTGGTGAGCGAGAGTATTGGACACCAGACAAAGAGGCGCTTCTATTTGATGATAGCTATAAACATAGCGCAGAAAACGGGGCCGATGAAAAAAGAGCGGTATTGATCCTAGATATATGGAATCCGCATCTATCTATAGAAGAACGTACTGACATTAAAGCCCTAATGGAGATATATAGTAAATGGTCTTCCCAATATGGCAGCTTAGCGACACTAGATCGGAGACTTTATAAGTAA
- a CDS encoding 2OG-Fe(II) oxygenase: MNVQQLITKANEAHAANDTSMAMGFLKQAGEAGDVNAALDYAYYMSHSKPIESVQYLESLSCVENPIVQYHKLLIAYFCDLITESNSVAKSLVALGEKGVIEAYLVILSYLEQSSSEFSFIANKVKNIAPNIFNQLKLDEFVNGKVCESNNDKVAQGLESKLFEPLPLPTTLNEELPISLFENTLSDFECNYLVIKFSALLQPSMVVDPITGQGRIDKVRTSYVAIISPEHCDWLTRKIDKLVAKATKTRCCEGEALNLLRYVPGQEYKPHYDALNRLQDAKTFEDGGQRTKTAIIYLNTVDEGGNTTFPKLGMRVSPNKGNMLVFNNSDDKGNVLTNSYHAGESTRKENKWLVTKWIREHKTNYGKFLYGNH; the protein is encoded by the coding sequence ATGAATGTTCAACAATTGATCACGAAAGCAAATGAAGCACATGCGGCTAACGATACCTCTATGGCTATGGGTTTTCTCAAGCAAGCCGGTGAAGCGGGGGATGTAAATGCCGCGTTAGATTATGCATACTATATGTCTCATTCTAAGCCTATTGAATCAGTTCAATATTTAGAAAGCCTCTCATGCGTTGAAAATCCAATTGTTCAATATCACAAATTATTGATAGCTTATTTTTGCGATCTAATTACAGAATCGAATAGTGTAGCGAAAAGCTTAGTGGCTCTGGGCGAGAAAGGTGTAATTGAAGCATATTTAGTTATTTTGTCATATTTAGAGCAAAGCAGTAGTGAGTTTTCTTTTATAGCGAACAAAGTAAAAAATATCGCACCAAATATATTCAACCAACTGAAACTCGACGAATTTGTAAATGGCAAAGTATGTGAATCGAATAACGATAAAGTAGCTCAGGGTTTGGAGAGTAAACTGTTCGAGCCGTTGCCATTGCCGACTACACTAAACGAAGAGCTTCCTATAAGTTTGTTTGAGAATACGTTGTCGGATTTTGAATGTAATTACCTTGTCATTAAGTTCAGTGCATTATTACAACCGTCCATGGTGGTTGACCCCATTACAGGTCAAGGCCGAATAGACAAAGTTAGGACCAGTTACGTTGCTATTATTTCGCCTGAGCACTGTGACTGGCTAACGCGAAAAATTGATAAGCTTGTTGCCAAAGCAACTAAGACACGTTGTTGTGAAGGTGAGGCGTTGAATTTACTTAGGTATGTGCCAGGCCAAGAGTACAAACCCCATTATGATGCATTGAATAGATTACAAGATGCTAAGACTTTCGAAGATGGTGGACAAAGAACAAAAACTGCAATTATTTATTTAAATACTGTTGATGAAGGTGGCAATACCACGTTCCCCAAATTAGGTATGCGGGTATCTCCTAATAAAGGAAACATGCTTGTTTTCAATAACAGTGATGACAAGGGAAATGTTCTGACCAACAGTTATCATGCTGGAGAATCGACCCGAAAAGAAAATAAATGGTTAGTTACAAAATGGATTAGAGAACATAAAACAAATTATGGTAAATTCTTATATGGCAATCACTAA